The DNA window gaggaggaggggggggggggagagaggaggggggggggagagaggaggaggggggggggggagagggagagaggaggaggaggagggagggagagagggagagggtggggggagaggaggatggagggggggagagaggaggaggaggggggggagagaggaggaggagggagggagagaggaggaggaggaggagggagaggaggatggagagagggggggggagaggggaagagatttTTGATTCAGGAAATTGAGCTGGCAATGGCGCCCCTCCCCGGCCCATCATGCCCCGCGCTGCGGAATACGCCCTATGTCCCGACAGGGTGGCccccagtgcgcaggcgcggcCTCGCCGGTGGTTTCTGAGCATGCGCGGGGTGAGGAGGGAGCGACGGTTGATCGCGAGGCCGAGGAGGCGCAGGTAGGAGAACGGGGATGGCGGCGATTAATCAACTAACAAGCTTTGTAAACACCGAGACGCGTCAGATAAGAAGGGGGGAAATCCCGCCGACGCTTTTTTCCGCTAAAGAGGTCGGTTGGTCGGTCCCTCCCTCACCGCCGAGGCCCAGGCGGCGGCCCGGGTCCCGTTGCGGGGCGGTTTCTGGCGCGCGGGGCATTGTGGGGATCGCGGCCGCCATTACTCCCATAGAGTAAGTGCAGCAGAGGAGGCCATTTTGggcccaccctgcctgtgccagGCTCTTTTGAAAgcgccctctctctcactcaagtCAGCGTcagctgtggctgctcagtcgggAAATGACCAGAGTTTGCAATTAATCTCACCTGacttgaaggaggaagcctccgaaagcttgtgattttcaaataaaactgttggactatatataacctggtgttgtgcgactcctttacatttgtccaccccagcccatcaccggcatctccgcatcatgTAATTAAGGATGGAGCGGTGCCTGGgatgtgagagggttgtccagtgAGGAGAGGCTGAGTGGAATGGGGCTCAGTTGAGTAGAATAAACTCGCAGGAGtcgagaagagtgagaggtgatctggtcgaaacatacaagattctgagagggggcttgacagggtagatgctgagaggctgtttccccctggctggagagtctagaaccagtctcgggataagggctcggccatttaagactgagatgaggaggaatttcttcactcagagggttgtgaatctttggaattctctaccccagagggctgtggatgctcagtcgttgagtatattcaaggctgagatcgatagatttttggggaatcgagggatatggggattgggcggggaaagtggagttgaggtcgaagatcagccacgatcttatggaatggcggagcaggctcgaggggccgaatggcctactcctgctcctatttcttatgttcttatgtgtcagctgtggctcagtgggaggcATTCTCACACCTGAatccgaaggttgtgggtttcaaatcccactccagggatttgagcaggtaatccaggctgacactcccagtgcagtactgagggaacgctgtcggaggtgtgccgtctttcggacaagacgataaaccgaggccccgtctgccctctcgggtggatgtaaaagatcacaaggCACTGTTTcttagaagagcaggggggggagtattccccggtgccctgggacaaatatttatccctcaatcaacatcactaaatcagattgtctggaaatttatctcattgctgcttttgggagcttgctgtgcgcaaattggctgctgtgtttcctacattacaatggtgactacacttcgaaagtacttcattgtctgtaaagtgctttgggacgtcctgaggtcgtgaaatgtactatagaaatgcaagtccttttctttctatcccaattagtcctattcccctctcccccacccaacccgctctttccccgtagccctgtaagtttttgttttccttcaagtatttatccaattccccttttgaaagttattattgaatctgcttccaccgccctttcaggcagtgaattccagatcgctGCActgcatgtcgcctctggctcttttgccgatcaccttaaatccgtgtcctctggtcaccgaccctcctgccccctggaaacagtctctccttattgactctctcaaaacccttcatgattttgaacccctcgatcaaatctccccttaaccttctctgctctgaggagaacaatcccagtttctccagtctctccacatcactgaagtccctcatccctggaaccattctagtaaatctcctcctgcaccctctccaaggccttgacaaaggagataatctccgaaagcttgtgattttaaaataaatttgttggactataacctggtgttgtaagattcctaataaTAACCTCCACTAACAGTTCCCCACCCACCTCTGGTGGATCGACAATCCCAATATCCACCTCCTGGGTGAACACTGGGGCCGAGTTCTTATTTAGTATCTCTTGTCGTTCCCTGACTCCCCACTTACACACTCGCCTCCCTCATCCCTACCCTGACTCTCCTCTTCCTACTAATGTACCTTTACACAATCTTTTTAACTGTCCTTTTTCTTGTTCCTCCGACTCCCGCTTCCCCTTTGAAAACTCATATTGCAGGGTGTTAGAAGTGGAGCATTTACTGATGATGAGCTCAAGCCAAACATCGCATCGAGATCCGACCGAGTCGCTCGACTGATCAGGACCCGAGTATCGCCGGCCTTCGGATATGGAAGGAGAGGGCGCCGATCGCAGCCCGGACAAACCGCACACGTGTTCCGTGTGTGGACGGGGATTCAGCCGTCCGTCTGACCTGGCGAGACACGTGGGCAGCCACGGTAGGAAGCGGTTGTGCAAATGTAACGACTGCGGGAAGGGGTTCACTTACCCGTCCCAGCTGGAGGCTCATCGGcacagtcacaccggggagaggccgttcgcctGCACCACGTGCGGGAAGGGGTTCAACTACCCGTCTGAGTTGGAGACCCACGTGCgaagtcacaccggggagaggccattcacctgctccgtgtgcgggaagggcttCACCTGCTCCTCCAGCCTGATGAGGCACCAGCGGGTGCACGTCGGGCGGAGGCCCTACACCTGCCCCGCCTGCGGGAAGGGGTTCTCTTGCTCGTCCAGCCTCCTGACGCACCGTCGACTCCACACCGGGGAGAAACCGTTCGCCTGCTCCATCTGCGCGAAGGGTTTCACCGattcctcctccctcctgaaACACCAGCGGGTTCACACCGAGGAGAGGCCGTTCGAATGCCCCGCCTGCGGGAAGAGCTTCAAGAGTTGCGAGGAGCTGAACGTCCACCAGCGCgtccacaccggggagaggccgttcaggtGCCCTCACTGCGGCAGGGGATTTAGGAACTCGTCCAACCTGCTGACCCACCGGCGcactcacaccggggagaggccgttctcctgcccCGTCTGCGGCAAGGCCTTCACTCAGTCGTCCCACCTGGTGAGGCACCGGCGCgtccacaccggggagaggccgttcagctGCCCCgcctgcgggaagggattcacccgCTCCTCCAACCTGCAGACGCACCAGCGGGTCCACACTGACGAGAGGCCCTTTGAGTGTtccgactgtgggaagagctatAAAAGTTCCAGGGAGCTGAAGATGCATCAAagggttcacaccggggagaggccgttcacctgctccgtgtgtgggaatgcgttcactcagtcatccagcctgctgagacaccagcgtgtTCACAGTTGACTGCTGTTAATCACGTCCAGGGTTGAAGCATGTTAGTCGTGGCGGTTGTTGACGCTGATGCTGATCAGCCCTGTAACTGGGCTGGATTCGAATAATTATGTCTGGAAGATTAAGCTGCTGGGAGCTACTTGTGTTAACTGTTGGGGTGGCCGTGTTCCCTTCAAGACCGGCTGGCCGAGATCTTTCCTGCTAATTCATTGGCTCCGAGCTGAACTTAA is part of the Heptranchias perlo isolate sHepPer1 unplaced genomic scaffold, sHepPer1.hap1 HAP1_SCAFFOLD_244, whole genome shotgun sequence genome and encodes:
- the LOC137310341 gene encoding zinc finger protein 235-like; this encodes MEGEGADRSPDKPHTCSVCGRGFSRPSDLARHVGSHGRKRLCKCNDCGKGFTYPSQLEAHRHSHTGERPFACTTCGKGFNYPSELETHVRSHTGERPFTCSVCGKGFTCSSSLMRHQRVHVGRRPYTCPACGKGFSCSSSLLTHRRLHTGEKPFACSICAKGFTDSSSLLKHQRVHTEERPFECPACGKSFKSCEELNVHQRVHTGERPFRCPHCGRGFRNSSNLLTHRRTHTGERPFSCPVCGKAFTQSSHLVRHRRVHTGERPFSCPACGKGFTRSSNLQTHQRVHTDERPFECSDCGKSYKSSRELKMHQRVHTGERPFTCSVCGNAFTQSSSLLRHQRVHS